A window of the Oncorhynchus masou masou isolate Uvic2021 chromosome 13, UVic_Omas_1.1, whole genome shotgun sequence genome harbors these coding sequences:
- the LOC135553097 gene encoding secretogranin-2b-like, giving the protein MPSLPKPSSAGMAFLLSLLHLLLLGSGSAQGASLREHRLRGSELDPQRGDTPYLPPNADMLKALEYIESLRQQTGASAPQEQASLTLDYDTTNMDTDSEKLLSMLRLPSPAQTSQSNIGQDQDQDEDDEEGEGNKENKTHEWLQAVLNTLQQTKKGPKPAPVRPSAARHALGKGRRPAKEEDSQVGEGVAYPWTQRARRPHRKYPLMFEDEEDGEGEEEGRVQARESPLKRTNENMEGKYTPQNLANLQSVFEELGRIANAKAGHKRQTEDDGDDDMFKVRNLDYEDVTGGEYWSPLEEQVDKEDEERDNRQEFDRGLEDDDDDDDNEDDEEIDEVKRSSQLGPREYDPDDYYLLKVLEKTEQEEQKRELEEEEEQKRELEEEEEQKRELEEEEEQKRELEEEEEREERRAAQTQYSDKVDPQAIYQLIQISQKLQIPPEDLMDMLKSGEVTKQDRTPLRTKAQSWTPNDLVRVEDKLTQISSHQKNKIPPETFFNRLPETQTSNIPEEINTEDILKILGLGSVANQNAPAIKKQKQHTSPPSRFYAPAGKQKNYMFSEPEKGKDDYDNTVNEDELSTYLAAQMLAQYPQTANQQKRTSQPPSQDHQLVLGTFEQAIQDYFDQMDSDKSLPQKRQSDPKEDTGNVSQTQGLDDDTLLKILDYLNPETEEGEDKDLYAQTVKGL; this is encoded by the coding sequence ATGCCGTCACTCCCCAAGCCCTCCTCTGCAGGGAtggccttcctcctctccctgctccatcTCCTACTCCTGGGCTCCGGCAGTGCCCAGGGGGCCTCTCTCAGAGAACACAGACTGAGGGGCAGTGAGCTGGACCCCCAGCGAGGAGACACCCCCTACCTCCCCCCCAATGCAGACATGCTCAAGGCCCTGGAGTACATTGAGAGCCTCCGCCAGCAGACCGGGGCGTCAGCCCCACAGGAGCAGGCTTCCCTCACCCTAGACTATGACACCACCAACATGGACACAGACTCAGAGAAACTCCTCTCCATGCTGAGGCTACCCTCTCCTGCCCAGACAAGTCAGAGTAATATAGGCCAAGACCAGGACcaagatgaggatgatgaggaaggGGAGGGCAACAAGGAGAACAAGACCCATGAGTGGCTACAGGCGGTACTGAATACCCTCCAGCAGACCAAGAAGGGCCCCAAGCCAGCCCCTGTGAGGCCCAGTGCAGCCCGCCATGCTCTGGGCAAAGGGCGGAGACCGGCGAAGGAGGAGGACAGCCAGGTGGGAGAGGGCGTGGCGTATCCGTGGACGCAGCGTGCTCGCCGGCCTCACAGGAAGTACCCGCTGATGTTTGAAGATGAAGAGGACGGTGAGGGGGAGGAAGAAGGCAGAGTCCAGGCCCGCGAGAGCCCCTTGAAACGCACCAATGAGAACATGGAGGGGAAGTACACGCCCCAGAACCTGGCCAATCTGCAGTCTGTGTTTGAGGAACTGGGGAGGATAGCCAATGCCAAGGCTGGACACAAACGCCAGACtgaggatgatggtgatgatgacatGTTCAAGGTGAGGAACCTGGACTATGAGGATGTGACAGGGGGAGAATATTGGTCTCCCCTAGAGGAGCAGGTGGATAAGGAGGAcgaagagagagacaacaggcagGAGTTCGACAGAGGCttggaggatgatgatgatgatgatgataatgaagaTGATGAGGAGATTGATGAGGTCAAGCGATCAAGTCAGCTAGGTCCAAGAGAATATGACCCAGATGACTACTACCTTCTGAAGGTGCTGGAGAAAACAgagcaggaggagcagaagagagagctagaagaagaggaggagcagaagagagagctagaagaagaggaggagcagaagagagagctagaagaagaggaggagcagaagagagagctagaagaagaggaggagagggaagagaggagggcagCTCAAACTCAGTACAGTGACAAGGTAGATCCACAGGCCATTTACCAGCTCATCCAAATCTCCCAGAAACTACAAATCCCACCAGAAGACCTGATGGACATGCTGAAGAGTGGGGAGGTGACaaaacaggacaggacaccactGAGGACAAAGGCACAGTCTTGGACACCTAATGATCTGGTCAGGGTAGAGGACAAACTAACTCAGATCTCCTCTCACCAAAAAAATAAGATCCctccagagacattcttcaacaGATTGCCTGAGACCCAAACAAGCAACATCCCGGAAGAAATAAACACAGAAGACATTCTAAAAATCCTCGGGCTGGGAAGCGTGGCAAATCAGAACGCACCTGCAATCAAGAAGCAGAAACAGCATACAAGCCCGCCATCAAGGTTTTACGCGCCAGCTGGAAAACAGAAAAACTACATGTTTTCTGAGCCAGAGAAAGGAAAGGACGACTACGACAACACTGTCAATGAAGACGAGCTGTCAACTTATCTGGCTGCCCAGATGTTGGCACAGTATCCTCAGACAGCAAACCAACAAAAGCGCACCTCGCAGCCACCCTCACAAGACCATCAGCTCGTGCTGGGAACGTTCGAGCAGGCGATACAGGACTACTTTGACCAAATGGACTCAGATAAAAGCCTGCCTCAGAAAAGACAGTCAGATCCCAAGGAGGATACGGGCAATGTGTCACAAACGCAGGGCTTGGATGACGACACGCTGCTGAAAATTCTAGACTATCTGAACCCAGAGACTGAAGAGGGCGAAGACAAGGACCTTTATGCCCAAACTGTCAAAGGACTGTAG